The following coding sequences lie in one Chelonoidis abingdonii isolate Lonesome George chromosome 6, CheloAbing_2.0, whole genome shotgun sequence genomic window:
- the LOC142047005 gene encoding uncharacterized protein LOC142047005 — protein MASCWTSSVFGGEEAVQSQLRSSHRNYNTYGQVSRAMQERGHDREALQCQVKVKELQSAYCKAREGNRRSGAAPMTCRFYKELDAILGGDPTANPRTMMDTSERGGEEETESEGTGVGGDTSESLEACSQELFSSQEEGSQSQQPVLGGGQTEERVPATLSSRLPALSTAQRLQNLRKKLRKSKDLLEAVMDHSATENQKVQDWRQRERESRIRQKNAAARKKSTKQLISLLACQTDSIQALIARQTKHYHTGPLRPKALSLVPQCQLKTPFPSIQVLTITSCLQHLYVHQPALRTTTLTLCTQPPSPCSIGTLKCSSHCTALQTGHIQTCDCTVPHRTPCPFRFPKCCVSVSKVIFFSINEFLV, from the exons atggcgagttgctggacctcatcagtgtttgggggggaggaagctgtgcagtcccagctgcgctccagccataggaattacaatacctatgggcaggtatcaagggccatgcagGAAAGGGGCCACGACCGAGAGGCGCTGCAGTGccaggttaaagtgaaggagctgcagagtgcctattgcaaagcccgcgagggaaaccgccgctccggcGCTGCtcccatgacctgccgtttttacaaagagctggacgcgatacttgggggtgaccccaccgccaatccgaggaccatgatggacacttcagagcgggggggagaggaggaaacagagagtgagggtactggggtggggggagacacctcggagtccctggaggcatgcagccaggagctcttctcaagccaggaggaaggtagccagtcacagcagccggtacttggaggaggacaaacagaggaaagggttcctg caaccttgagttctcggCTGCCCgcgttatcaacagctcaaagactccaaaacctccggaagaagctGCGGAAAAGCAAAGACCTCCTggaagcagttatggatcactctgccacagagaatcaaaaagtgcaggactggaggcaaagggaaagggaaagcaggatccgccagaaaaatgcagcagccaggaagaaaagcacaaagcagctgataagcctcctggcatGCCAAACGGATTCTATCCAGGCGCTCATAGCCAGGCAGACAAAGCACTATCACACCGGCCCCctccgtcccaaagctctttcccttgtgccccaatgtcagctcaaaacccccttccccagcatccaggttcttaccatcaccagctgcctccaacacctgtacgttcaccaaccagccctgagaactacaacccttaccctctgcactcaacccccatcaccatgcagtataggtaccctgaagtgcagcagtcattgcacagcactccagacaggacatattcaaacctgtgactgtacagttccccaccgcaccccctgcccttttaggttcccaaaatgttgtgtgtctgtcagcaaagttattttcttttcaataaatgaattcttggttTAG